From one Gossypium hirsutum isolate 1008001.06 chromosome D08, Gossypium_hirsutum_v2.1, whole genome shotgun sequence genomic stretch:
- the LOC107889210 gene encoding F-box/kelch-repeat protein OR23: MPIPPSLASTLLHQIDQDQALIPGLPNDVAALILSFLPYSHHCRLKPTCKPWYIFLSSKTLHSLRRHHRRRSLSHLLCVFPEDPHISSPFLFDPQHLAWRPLPPLPCNPHEYGLCNFTSVSLGPHIYVLGGSLFDTRSFPLDRPSPSSSAFRYNFLTSSWDRLAPMLSPRGSFACAAIPSADQIIVAGGGSRHTLFRAAGSRICSVERYDVERDEWEALDGLPRFRAGCVGFALREGGEEREFWVMGGYGDSRTVSGVFPVDEYYKDALVMELKGNGGGKWRELGDMWGAGETPRFGKIVMVEDEDGGSPPAIFMLDDNDILRYDMASNRWQKECSVPRRAPCKSSYGLVVLNEELHVMTIVNGIDSTETRRSRQQKRAGTLFMQIYHPRKKTWRCLVTKPPFRQPLDFSTTVMCPIQL; the protein is encoded by the exons atgccaATTCCTCCATCATTGGCATCCACGCTTCTTCACCAGATCGATCAAGACCAAGCCCTAATCCCCGGCCTTCCAAACGACGTCGCTGCCCTTATCCTTTCCTTCCTCCCATACTCCCACCACTGCCGCCTCAAGCCCACCTGCAAGCCCTGGTACATCTTCCTCTCCTCCAAAACTCTCCATTCCCTCCGCCGTCACCACCGCCGCCGCTCCCTCTCTCACCTCCTCTGCGTCTTCCCCGAGGATCCTCACATCTCTTCTCCTTTCCTCTTCGACCCCCAACACCTGGCCTGGCGCCCGCTCCCTCCCCTGCCTTGCAACCCCCACGAGTACGGTCTCTGCAATTTCACTTCCGTCTCTCTCGGCCCCCACATCTACGTCCTCGGCGGCTCCCTCTTCGACACCCGCTCTTTCCCTCTAGACCGTCCTTCTCCTTCTTCATCCGCTTTTCGTTATAACTTCCTTACTTCCTCCTGGGATCGCCTCGCTCCCATGCTTTCCCCACGCGGGAGCTTCGCCTGTGCTGCGATTCCCAGCGCTGATCAAATCATCGTAGCCGGGGGTGGCTCCCGCCACACCTTGTTTAGGGCTGCTGGGAGTAGGATATGTTCGGTGGAGAGGTACGACGTGGAAAGAGATGAGTGGGAAGCATTAGACGGATTGCCCAGGTTTCGAGCTGGTTGCGTGGGGTTTGCGCTTAGAGAAGGTGGGGAAGAAAGGGAGTTTTGGGTGATGGGAGGGTATGGAGATTCGAGGACTGTCTCGGGAGTGTTTCCAGTGGACGAGTATTATAAGGATGCTTTGGTGATGGAATTGAAGGGAAATGGTGGTGGGAAATGGAGGGAACTTGGGGATATGTGGGGGGCAGGGGAGACTCCTAGGTTTGGGAAAATAGTTATGGTGGAGGATGAAGATGGGGGTAGTCCTCCTGCTATTTTCATGCTTGATGATAATGATATCCTCAG ATACGACATGGCTTCAAATCGTTGGCAAAAGGAATGCAGTGTACCAAGGAGAGCTCCTTGTAAGAGTTCTTATGGTTTAGTTGTCCTGAACGAGGAGTTACATGTAATGACAATTGTAAATGGAATTGATTCAACTGAAACTCGACGGTCACGACAGCAGAAAAGGGCGGGGACATTGTTCATGCAGATATATCATCCTAGGAAGAAGACCTGGAGGTGCCTTGTCACAAAGCCACCATTCCGGCAACCATTGGATTTCAGTACCACAGTTATGTGCCCAATTCAACTGTAA